One Psychrosphaera aestuarii DNA window includes the following coding sequences:
- a CDS encoding LytR/AlgR family response regulator transcription factor, which translates to MLKAIKTIIVDDEPLARKGLQIRLSKFERVDIIEQCKNGHQAIEKIIELKPDLVFLDIQMPGMTGFDVLNRLQQELTELPKIVFVTAYDQYALKAFEVHAIDYLLKPVDEDRLKECMQKVENSFSSSHSSEQQMQLVKFMAQLTGSNSDEILDSLAKGEPLAVQEYRDYISVKDVGETTRLSVHDVLWVDAAGDYMCVHCADGQTHILRKTMKQLEQELNPKLFVRVHRSVLVNNNAVKKVLTLSNGEYVIQLNNEHEIRVSRSYRDKVRALFL; encoded by the coding sequence ATGTTAAAAGCAATAAAAACAATAATAGTGGATGACGAGCCATTAGCTCGTAAAGGCTTACAAATTCGACTCAGCAAATTTGAGCGTGTAGACATAATAGAACAGTGCAAAAATGGCCATCAGGCTATTGAGAAAATTATTGAACTAAAACCTGATTTGGTCTTTCTAGATATCCAAATGCCGGGTATGACCGGATTTGATGTATTAAATAGGCTACAACAAGAATTAACAGAATTACCAAAGATTGTTTTTGTAACGGCCTATGACCAATATGCGTTAAAAGCGTTTGAAGTTCATGCTATCGACTATTTACTGAAGCCCGTGGACGAAGACCGTCTAAAAGAATGCATGCAAAAAGTAGAAAACAGTTTTTCTTCTTCTCACAGTTCAGAGCAGCAAATGCAACTGGTTAAATTTATGGCTCAACTCACGGGGTCTAATTCCGATGAAATACTTGACAGTTTAGCAAAAGGAGAGCCGTTAGCTGTCCAGGAATATCGCGATTACATTTCCGTTAAAGACGTTGGAGAGACAACTCGGTTGTCAGTCCATGATGTGCTTTGGGTTGATGCCGCTGGTGATTATATGTGTGTTCATTGCGCAGATGGTCAGACGCATATTTTACGAAAAACAATGAAACAACTTGAGCAAGAATTAAATCCTAAACTGTTTGTAAGAGTGCACCGTTCAGTATTAGTTAATAACAACGCAGTGAAGAAAGTCTTGACCTTAAGCAATGGTGAATATGTCATTCAACTCAACAATGAGCACGAAATTAGAGTAAGCAGAAGTTACCGAGACAAGGTAAGAGCGCTATTTTTATAG
- a CDS encoding GAF domain-containing protein has product MDKKEFYREIIMQAKALCEGEPNLIANLSNISAILFERLDDVNWAGFYLMGKSVNGESDELILGPFQGRAACVRIPVGRGVCGTAVAENKTQLIFDVHEFEGHIACDAASNSEVVVPIVVDGSVVAVLDIDSPSVGRFDQEDATGMEQLVEMIQTIWP; this is encoded by the coding sequence TTGGACAAAAAAGAATTCTATCGTGAGATAATCATGCAAGCTAAAGCGTTGTGTGAAGGCGAGCCGAATCTTATTGCTAACCTTTCTAATATAAGTGCCATTCTTTTCGAAAGATTAGATGACGTAAATTGGGCAGGTTTTTACTTAATGGGCAAAAGCGTTAACGGTGAAAGCGACGAGCTTATCCTTGGCCCGTTTCAGGGGCGCGCAGCATGTGTACGAATCCCTGTCGGTAGAGGTGTTTGTGGTACAGCAGTAGCTGAAAACAAAACGCAATTAATATTTGATGTTCATGAGTTCGAAGGCCACATAGCGTGTGACGCCGCCAGTAACTCAGAGGTAGTAGTGCCTATAGTAGTTGATGGTTCGGTCGTTGCAGTGTTAGACATTGACAGTCCGTCAGTGGGCCGTTTTGATCAAGAGGACGCAACTGGCATGGAACAGCTCGTTGAAATGATCCAAACTATTTGGCCATAA
- the nhaC gene encoding Na+/H+ antiporter NhaC: MKSTNQPSFFDAIIPLLFLVLLLAASVALYGADSSYGPNQIVLLLATGVACLIGIKNGYKWQQLEEAMIHGISVSMGAIFILLAVGSLIGTWLLAGTVPTLIYYGLQILNPDWFYAAACLLSAIVAMSIGSSWTTAATVGVALMGIATGIGMSPAIAAGAVVSGAYFGDKVSPLSETTNLAPAVAGSDLFDHIRHMLWTTVPSFVIALILFTILGFTEEASAESVSIGNVQEIISNTYDVSLIHLLPLVVLVVMAIKKVPAFPAIFIGALIGAVWGYVFQPDLLAKVAGGDDFIQKIAVVWKAMFDGFSIVTGDDNMDKLLSGGGMSSMLNTTWLIMTALMFGAVMEKLGLLAVFVRSILSAAKSSGSLITATIGTAFGINVVTADQYMSLVMTGRMYREEYERRGLANVNLSRALEDGGTITSPLIPWNTCGAYMAGVLLVSPLEYWQFAFFNLINPMLAILFAYLGIKVLKKQEQ; the protein is encoded by the coding sequence TTGAAATCAACAAACCAACCTTCATTTTTTGATGCAATTATACCGCTACTGTTTCTTGTATTATTGCTCGCTGCCTCGGTAGCTTTGTACGGTGCAGATAGCTCATATGGACCTAATCAAATAGTCCTTTTGTTGGCTACTGGCGTAGCATGTTTAATCGGGATTAAGAACGGTTATAAGTGGCAGCAACTAGAAGAAGCAATGATTCATGGCATATCTGTGTCTATGGGAGCAATATTTATTCTTTTAGCTGTAGGTTCGCTAATTGGTACGTGGTTATTAGCAGGAACGGTCCCAACCCTTATATATTATGGTTTGCAAATCCTTAACCCTGATTGGTTTTATGCCGCAGCGTGTTTGCTAAGTGCGATTGTTGCAATGAGTATAGGTAGCTCTTGGACTACAGCCGCTACCGTTGGTGTTGCGCTTATGGGTATAGCTACAGGTATTGGTATGTCGCCAGCTATTGCTGCTGGAGCCGTGGTATCGGGTGCGTATTTTGGTGACAAAGTCAGCCCACTATCTGAAACAACTAACTTAGCACCGGCTGTTGCTGGTAGCGATTTGTTCGACCATATACGTCACATGTTATGGACAACCGTACCATCGTTCGTTATTGCTCTTATACTATTTACAATCCTTGGCTTTACTGAAGAAGCTAGCGCTGAAAGTGTGTCGATAGGCAATGTTCAAGAAATTATTAGTAATACTTATGACGTTTCATTAATTCACTTATTGCCACTTGTTGTTTTAGTTGTAATGGCGATAAAAAAAGTACCAGCGTTCCCAGCTATTTTTATAGGTGCATTAATAGGTGCAGTTTGGGGTTATGTATTCCAGCCAGACTTGCTTGCTAAAGTTGCCGGTGGTGATGATTTTATTCAAAAAATTGCGGTCGTTTGGAAGGCAATGTTTGATGGCTTCAGTATCGTTACTGGTGATGACAACATGGACAAGCTTCTAAGCGGTGGCGGTATGTCTTCAATGCTGAATACAACCTGGCTTATTATGACCGCGCTGATGTTTGGGGCGGTTATGGAAAAACTTGGTCTACTCGCTGTTTTTGTTCGTAGTATTTTATCAGCAGCTAAGTCATCAGGTTCTTTAATTACAGCTACAATCGGTACTGCGTTTGGTATAAATGTAGTGACTGCAGACCAATATATGTCGTTAGTAATGACAGGTCGTATGTATCGAGAAGAATACGAGCGCAGAGGATTAGCAAATGTTAATCTTTCTAGAGCTTTAGAAGACGGCGGAACAATTACAAGTCCTCTAATTCCGTGGAATACATGTGGTGCTTATATGGCGGGGGTACTTTTAGTTAGCCCTCTAGAATATTGGCAGTTCGCTTTCTTCAACTTAATTAACCCGATGCTGGCTATTTTATTTGCTTACTTAGGTATTAAAGTTCTTAAGAAGCAAGAGCAATAA
- a CDS encoding DUF962 domain-containing protein encodes MKNLQQWLSEYGESHQNRTNKIIHYICVPAIFMTVIGLLWSVPFPAVNLPNYVNWATLFLVPALIFYFRLSLIVGFGMTVTSIVMILFIAWWESNVTMSVLVMSVIVFVIAWVLQFIGHKIEGKKPSFFKDVQFLLIGPAWIFCHLFGLGKEQN; translated from the coding sequence ATGAAAAATTTGCAGCAGTGGCTTTCAGAATATGGCGAAAGCCACCAAAACCGAACAAATAAAATCATTCACTACATCTGTGTTCCCGCTATATTTATGACGGTAATTGGCCTGTTGTGGAGTGTGCCGTTTCCGGCAGTTAACTTACCGAATTATGTTAATTGGGCTACGTTATTTTTAGTGCCTGCACTTATATTTTACTTTCGCCTTTCTTTAATAGTAGGTTTTGGTATGACAGTCACTTCTATTGTTATGATTCTATTTATAGCTTGGTGGGAAAGTAACGTAACCATGTCTGTGTTAGTCATGTCAGTCATTGTATTTGTCATTGCTTGGGTTTTGCAATTTATCGGTCATAAAATTGAAGGTAAAAAACCATCGTTCTTTAAAGACGTTCAATTTTTATTAATTGGCCCCGCATGGATTTTTTGTCACCTTTTTGGTCTTGGCAAAGAACAAAACTAA
- the proQ gene encoding RNA chaperone ProQ, whose translation MQSQQKTDLKTVIEFLATKFPESFSIKGAAKPLKIGIFNDIASELSEEDPVSKTQVRHALRRYTNSWRYLEAVEKGGMRVDLAGQDVEALTSEHVEHAKAQLAESKAKFDEKRKAQAKKDAPKRPTKAVKNPPKRKAKPVEKAADKELQPVKELVSNEDFSEGTSVLVKLGMKPMAATIVEASKGEVSVQLSSGMVMKVSKDSIFKA comes from the coding sequence ATGCAATCTCAACAGAAAACAGACCTTAAAACAGTTATCGAATTTTTAGCAACTAAATTCCCTGAAAGCTTTAGCATCAAAGGAGCAGCTAAACCATTAAAAATCGGTATTTTTAATGACATAGCTTCAGAATTAAGTGAAGAAGATCCAGTCTCAAAAACACAAGTTCGTCATGCTCTACGTCGATACACTAACAGCTGGAGATACCTAGAAGCTGTTGAAAAAGGTGGAATGCGAGTGGATTTAGCTGGCCAAGATGTTGAGGCACTAACGTCTGAACATGTAGAGCATGCAAAAGCTCAACTTGCCGAAAGTAAAGCCAAGTTTGATGAAAAACGTAAAGCGCAAGCAAAAAAGGATGCACCAAAACGTCCAACTAAAGCCGTTAAAAACCCACCTAAACGTAAAGCGAAGCCAGTAGAAAAGGCCGCGGATAAAGAGTTGCAACCAGTTAAAGAATTGGTAAGCAATGAAGACTTTAGTGAAGGTACCTCTGTTTTAGTTAAGCTAGGAATGAAACCAATGGCAGCGACAATTGTCGAAGCTTCAAAAGGAGAGGTTTCAGTTCAATTATCTTCAGGTATGGTTATGAAGGTATCAAAGGATAGTATTTTTAAAGCATAG
- the prc gene encoding carboxy terminal-processing peptidase, protein MQTVKNVLASSIIASLSLFSVAHAESKIEDFVVPDLVQEAQHKVASKRITAWFSRSHYKKVQLDDELSAKIYDRYLRNLDYNKSLFLASDIEKFSQYATKFDDGISTGSLDFAFDLFEESIKRRVDRYRQAIQWLEKPMDFTKKDVFYFDREDQPWATTEAELDEFWAKKLKYDALNLKLAGKDVDGIKETLEKRYVNAVRRLTQSQNEDAFQLVMNSFARSIEAHTSYLSPRRADRFKVEMNLELEGIGAVLQPVDEFTVIRSLVPGGPADQTNQLKPEDKIIAVAQGSEDFVDVIGWRLDDVVELIKGKKGTEVKLQVVRGDNAPGNSKEVAIIRDKVRLEDRAASSEMFESKTGELGAKVGVITIPSFYNNLSEDVKAEVKKLKDKNVEGIIVDLRGNGGGSLTEASLLTGLFIDKGPVVQIRNSIGNISQRGDYDGVSYYDGPLTVLVDRYSASASEIFAAALQDYGRALIVGEQTFGKGTVQEHRGIGRAFDRFDNKLGSIQFTIAKFYRIDGGSTQNKGVVPDIIFPSAIDAADWGESQEENALPWDNIRPAKYKTSALVSSQVEVLNRRHIARIKNEPEFEYLFKDIKEYKANKDKNYISLNEAERIAEREKNKSERLIRINERLKRFGLDAVESVDADLPKQVEELDPFLEESARIISDLISSGQFAKVTK, encoded by the coding sequence ATGCAGACAGTTAAGAACGTATTAGCAAGCTCGATAATCGCGTCTTTATCACTTTTTAGCGTGGCACACGCGGAAAGCAAGATAGAAGATTTTGTTGTTCCAGATTTGGTTCAAGAGGCCCAACACAAAGTGGCTTCCAAAAGGATCACTGCCTGGTTTTCTCGTTCGCATTATAAAAAAGTTCAACTTGATGATGAACTGTCTGCAAAAATTTACGATAGGTACCTGAGAAACTTAGACTATAACAAGAGTCTATTTCTCGCCTCTGATATTGAAAAATTTAGTCAATACGCCACAAAATTTGATGACGGCATCAGTACTGGTTCTTTAGATTTCGCTTTTGACCTGTTTGAAGAGTCAATCAAACGTCGAGTTGACCGCTACCGCCAAGCAATTCAGTGGCTTGAAAAGCCGATGGATTTTACGAAAAAAGATGTTTTTTATTTTGACCGTGAAGATCAGCCGTGGGCTACTACAGAAGCTGAGCTTGATGAGTTTTGGGCCAAAAAACTTAAGTATGATGCATTAAATCTTAAACTTGCAGGCAAGGATGTTGACGGGATAAAAGAAACATTAGAGAAACGTTATGTCAATGCTGTTCGACGCCTAACGCAGTCGCAAAATGAAGATGCGTTTCAGTTGGTGATGAATTCATTTGCACGAAGTATTGAAGCTCACACTTCTTATCTTTCGCCTCGTCGTGCAGACAGATTTAAAGTGGAAATGAATTTAGAGCTAGAGGGTATCGGTGCTGTTTTGCAGCCCGTAGATGAGTTCACCGTTATTCGTAGTTTAGTTCCAGGCGGTCCAGCAGATCAAACCAATCAACTAAAACCAGAAGATAAAATTATTGCGGTTGCGCAAGGCAGCGAAGATTTTGTTGATGTTATTGGTTGGCGCTTGGATGATGTTGTTGAGCTTATAAAAGGCAAGAAGGGCACTGAAGTCAAGTTACAGGTTGTCAGAGGTGATAATGCTCCAGGTAACTCTAAAGAAGTTGCCATTATTCGTGACAAAGTTCGTTTAGAAGATCGCGCTGCATCTTCAGAAATGTTTGAATCTAAAACCGGTGAGTTAGGCGCAAAAGTTGGCGTAATTACTATTCCTAGTTTCTATAACAACCTTTCGGAAGATGTTAAAGCTGAAGTTAAAAAGCTTAAAGATAAAAATGTCGAAGGCATTATCGTTGATCTTCGCGGAAATGGTGGCGGCTCACTAACAGAAGCTTCACTATTGACCGGCTTGTTTATTGATAAAGGACCCGTTGTTCAAATCAGAAATAGTATTGGCAATATTAGCCAACGCGGTGATTATGATGGTGTGAGTTACTATGACGGCCCATTAACGGTATTAGTAGATCGATATAGTGCTTCGGCATCTGAGATCTTTGCAGCAGCACTTCAAGATTATGGTCGCGCGTTAATCGTTGGTGAGCAAACGTTTGGTAAAGGTACAGTGCAAGAGCACCGTGGAATAGGAAGGGCTTTTGACCGTTTTGATAACAAGCTTGGTTCTATTCAGTTTACCATAGCGAAATTTTATCGAATTGACGGCGGTAGTACTCAAAACAAGGGTGTAGTGCCTGACATTATATTCCCATCTGCAATTGATGCAGCCGATTGGGGTGAAAGCCAGGAAGAAAATGCTTTACCTTGGGATAATATCCGTCCGGCTAAATATAAAACGTCTGCGCTCGTTTCAAGCCAGGTTGAAGTACTTAATAGACGTCACATTGCGCGTATAAAAAACGAGCCTGAGTTTGAATATTTGTTTAAAGATATTAAAGAATACAAAGCAAATAAAGATAAGAACTACATTTCGCTAAATGAAGCGGAACGAATAGCTGAGCGTGAAAAAAATAAATCAGAGCGGTTAATTCGAATAAATGAACGATTAAAACGTTTTGGTTTAGATGCAGTTGAATCAGTAGACGCAGATCTACCAAAACAGGTAGAAGAGCTTGACCCTTTCCTTGAAGAGTCTGCACGCATTATTTCAGATTTAATATCCTCTGGTCAGTTCGCTAAAGTGACGAAGTAG
- a CDS encoding sensor histidine kinase has protein sequence MNFQTLIDDRKKFFWILHIVGWCSFALVHYIGSFVDNFRDSYVFIIISDAYIGAMLTFPLRYLYQKVWDMKPSQLVLTILSASFVVGITWGVIKRFSFFEFYKFGSHPDDWTIYFQNTLGSFYIVLCWSGLYFGIKYYQMLQKERQKVLTAANMANQAQLKMLRYQLNPHFLFNTLNAISTLIMCEENNTANRMVSKLSEFLRHSLHTDPIKKVPLRQEIKALSLYLEIEKIRFEDRLAVEWTVSEDAEQALVPSLLLQPLIENSIKYAIAACDEGGIISVSAKTFGHDLLLEVKDNGPGLDNGHYNNGQQGVGVGIKNIKERLQNLYDDHSFVLSSVEPNGLKVNIRIPLEFEPE, from the coding sequence TTGAATTTTCAAACATTAATAGATGACAGAAAAAAGTTTTTCTGGATTTTACACATAGTAGGCTGGTGTAGTTTTGCACTAGTTCATTACATAGGCTCATTTGTAGATAATTTTAGAGACAGCTATGTTTTTATTATTATTTCCGACGCTTATATAGGGGCGATGCTAACTTTCCCGTTGCGTTACCTGTATCAAAAAGTATGGGACATGAAACCGAGTCAGCTTGTTTTAACGATTTTAAGCGCATCGTTTGTGGTGGGTATAACTTGGGGCGTTATTAAAAGGTTTAGCTTTTTTGAATTTTATAAATTTGGCTCGCATCCAGATGACTGGACCATATACTTTCAAAATACCTTAGGTAGTTTTTATATTGTCCTTTGTTGGAGCGGCTTGTACTTTGGTATCAAATATTACCAAATGCTACAAAAAGAGAGACAAAAAGTACTTACCGCAGCCAATATGGCAAACCAAGCACAACTTAAGATGTTGCGATATCAATTAAATCCACACTTTTTATTCAACACATTAAATGCAATTTCGACACTAATAATGTGTGAAGAAAATAATACTGCGAATAGAATGGTAAGCAAATTAAGTGAGTTTTTGCGTCATTCTTTACATACTGACCCCATTAAAAAAGTGCCTTTGCGCCAAGAAATTAAAGCGTTATCGTTGTACTTAGAAATCGAAAAAATTCGATTTGAAGATAGATTAGCGGTTGAATGGACAGTATCGGAAGACGCAGAACAAGCGCTAGTGCCAAGCCTGCTGTTGCAACCTTTGATAGAGAATTCTATCAAATACGCAATTGCCGCGTGTGATGAAGGTGGGATTATTTCCGTTAGTGCAAAAACCTTCGGCCATGATTTGCTTTTAGAGGTAAAGGATAATGGACCGGGCCTTGATAATGGCCATTATAATAATGGTCAGCAAGGTGTAGGTGTGGGTATTAAAAATATAAAAGAGCGTTTACAAAATTTATACGATGATCATTCTTTTGTATTATCATCGGTGGAACCTAATGGCTTAAAAGTTAATATTCGAATTCCATTAGAATTTGAACCTGAGTAG
- a CDS encoding sodium-dependent transporter translates to MSTNVDHGQWSSRLAFILAATGSAVGLGNVWKFPYIMGENGGGAFVIVYLVCIFAIGIPVMMAEVLIGRRGRQSPGNSVRALALEAKASTKWSLVGWVGLIAGFLILSFYAVIAGWAVSYIFESAAGNFVGASPEKIQTIFNDLQNDSSTLILWTTIVLAVTGLIVGKGLKNGLEKAVTYAMPTMFLLLLIIAGYAAINGDFAQTIRFMFYPDFSKLTFSGVLIALGHAFFTLSLASGAMMIYGAYLPQKTSIAQSVVAIAIADTVIALIAGMAIYPIVFGNGLEATAGPGLVFVSLPIAFGQMWGGIVFGTIFFVMLGFAAFTSAIAMVESAVAWLVERLSFTRGKAALTAVVSLWFVSMLTVFSFTGAEWAKLDFVFVGKHVSNYFELIDHLTADVLLPLGGLATAIFVAWVMQKEAVAQELNVSEKVFSVWYVTLRWFTPIAVLFVFLNLIGLVSFSS, encoded by the coding sequence ATGTCAACAAATGTTGATCATGGTCAATGGTCTAGCAGACTAGCGTTTATATTAGCCGCAACAGGTTCTGCGGTAGGTTTAGGTAATGTTTGGAAGTTTCCATACATTATGGGTGAAAATGGTGGCGGTGCCTTCGTTATCGTTTATCTTGTTTGTATATTTGCTATCGGTATTCCGGTAATGATGGCGGAAGTCTTGATTGGACGTCGAGGCAGACAAAGCCCGGGTAATTCAGTTCGAGCGCTCGCGTTAGAGGCTAAAGCTAGTACAAAGTGGAGCCTTGTTGGCTGGGTTGGCTTAATTGCAGGTTTTTTAATTCTGTCTTTTTATGCCGTTATAGCCGGTTGGGCGGTCTCTTATATTTTTGAGTCAGCAGCAGGTAATTTTGTTGGCGCATCCCCAGAGAAAATTCAAACTATATTTAACGATCTGCAAAATGACTCAAGCACATTAATACTATGGACAACGATAGTATTAGCCGTTACAGGTCTAATTGTAGGTAAAGGTCTTAAAAACGGCCTAGAAAAAGCTGTTACATATGCAATGCCAACAATGTTCTTATTGCTACTGATCATAGCAGGTTACGCAGCAATTAACGGCGACTTTGCACAAACCATCCGTTTTATGTTTTATCCGGACTTTTCTAAGTTGACATTCTCAGGTGTATTAATTGCGCTAGGTCATGCATTTTTTACGTTAAGTTTAGCGTCTGGTGCAATGATGATATACGGCGCATATTTGCCACAGAAAACGAGCATAGCTCAATCTGTAGTTGCTATTGCAATAGCTGATACGGTTATTGCGCTTATTGCTGGTATGGCAATTTATCCAATTGTATTTGGTAATGGTTTAGAGGCAACTGCGGGTCCAGGACTTGTGTTTGTAAGCTTACCAATTGCGTTTGGACAAATGTGGGGCGGCATTGTGTTCGGAACCATCTTTTTTGTCATGCTTGGCTTTGCAGCATTCACATCGGCGATTGCTATGGTTGAATCTGCGGTAGCCTGGTTAGTGGAACGTTTGTCGTTTACACGTGGTAAAGCTGCGTTAACAGCAGTCGTAAGTCTATGGTTTGTAAGTATGCTAACGGTGTTTTCTTTTACCGGAGCAGAATGGGCAAAGTTAGACTTTGTGTTTGTAGGTAAACATGTTTCAAACTACTTTGAATTAATCGATCATTTAACAGCGGATGTTCTACTTCCTCTTGGTGGTTTAGCAACGGCTATTTTTGTCGCTTGGGTAATGCAAAAAGAAGCAGTTGCACAAGAACTTAACGTATCTGAAAAAGTATTTAGCGTCTGGTACGTTACATTGCGTTGGTTTACTCCAATCGCAGTTTTGTTCGTTTTTCTAAACCTAATAGGATTAGTGAGCTTTAGCTCTTAA
- a CDS encoding acyl-CoA thioesterase, producing MEYSEKVQARINYATTYTTKTVFPGRTNHHNTLFGGEALAWMDEVAFICATRFCRKPLVTISSDRVDFKEPIPAGSIVELVASIAQLGRTSLVVEVNIFIEGMYQDDKHKAISGSFKFVALDDDRKPTPVLADIDM from the coding sequence ATGGAATATTCAGAAAAAGTCCAAGCCAGAATTAATTATGCAACTACCTACACAACCAAAACCGTGTTCCCAGGTCGTACAAATCATCACAACACCCTATTTGGTGGAGAAGCCTTAGCCTGGATGGATGAAGTAGCGTTTATTTGTGCGACAAGATTTTGTCGTAAACCCCTTGTTACTATTTCCTCTGATCGAGTTGATTTCAAAGAGCCAATTCCAGCTGGGTCCATTGTTGAACTAGTGGCAAGTATTGCACAATTAGGTAGAACAAGTTTAGTGGTGGAAGTAAACATATTTATTGAAGGCATGTATCAAGATGATAAGCATAAAGCTATCTCTGGCTCGTTTAAATTTGTTGCATTAGATGATGATCGTAAACCAACACCAGTTTTGGCCGACATAGATATGTAA